The following coding sequences are from one Gloeocapsa sp. DLM2.Bin57 window:
- a CDS encoding single-stranded DNA-binding protein, translated as MNTCILMAKIVSEPELRYTQDSQIPQTHMLIEIEGLGANDTPGTLKAIGWGNTASEIKEKYNQGDQVILTGRLAMRTFENTSGTKEKRAELNISHVYPITASIPVATFTESKESTETNVVELESFKPKANTLTEDTEISPVETNKNLDDIPF; from the coding sequence AGTTACGCTACACTCAAGATAGTCAAATACCTCAGACTCATATGTTAATCGAAATCGAAGGTTTAGGAGCAAATGATACACCAGGAACTTTAAAAGCGATCGGATGGGGTAATACAGCATCAGAAATCAAAGAAAAATATAATCAGGGTGACCAAGTTATTCTCACAGGTCGTTTAGCCATGAGAACCTTTGAAAATACCTCGGGAACAAAGGAAAAACGAGCAGAATTAAATATCTCTCATGTTTATCCTATTACTGCTTCTATTCCTGTAGCTACATTTACAGAATCTAAAGAATCTACAGAAACTAATGTTGTTGAATTAGAATCTTTTAAGCCTAAAGCAAACACTTTGACAGAAGATACAGAGATATCGCCTGTTGAAACAAATAAAAATTTAGATGATATCCCTTTTTAG